The DNA sequence TGGCGCTGGAGCAGGATCAAACCCTGTTCCGCGACGCCTATGACAAGGGGATTATTCTGGTGAGCCCAAGCACCTTGTTGGCCACCTTGCGCACCATCCACAATATCTGGCGCTACGAGGACCAGAACCGCAACGCGGAAAAAATCGCCGAGAAAGCCGGCGGGCTGTACGATCAGTTTGTGCTGCTGGTTGAAGCGTTTGACGATATTGGCAAACAGCTTGAGCGCAGTCAGGCAGCTTGGGATACAGCCAATAAGCGACTGCATAGCGGGCGTGGCAATCTGGTGAAGCGGGTTGAAGATATTAAAGTCCTGGGTGCCAAAGCCAAGAAGCAAATTGCCAAATCCAATCTGGAACAGGCGGTGGTGGATGGCGCGCCACGGCTTGAGTCAGAGGTGGAATAACTTTTTAATATTTGGATAGAAGAATATTTATGTTGATCTGGATTTCTCTCGCTGTTTTGATTATCACCGGTTTGGGTTTTTACGCTTGGCATTTACACCAAAAGGTAAAAACCCGTATTGCTGAACAGGAAGCTTCCCGCAAAGAGGTTGAAGCTTTTGTGAAGGAGCGCAGTGACAACATTACCAACAGCATTGTGGTTATTGCCGGTGCTATGCTGGAAGAACAAATGTCGCTTAGCGAGTGCTGCATTCGTTTGAGTTCATTGCTAAATCAGTTGGGGCCGGTAGGGCAGCAGGATCGCTTTTTGTCACTACACAAAGCGGCGGAAGAGTTGGGGCATATTCCCATTCTGGATGAGTGGAAGCAGCTGAAATTCAAGCAGCAAATGACCTACCTGAAAGAGATGGAAATCATCGAAGATAAATACGGTGATTTTATTCTTGAAACCTGCAGAACAATTCACCTGAATGGTTTGAACTTGCCAAAGCAGGAAGAAAAAGATGGCGGCGTCGGCTTCTATCAACCATAAATTAAAGTATTAATCAGGTATCCAGTATGTGTGAGCTTCTCGGTATGTCCACGGATGCACCAACAGATATCTGTTTCAGTTTTACCGAATTAATGAAGCGTGGCGGTGAATCTGGTCCCCACGCCGATGGGTGGGGAATCGCTTTTTACGAAGACAAGGGCGTTCGCACTTTCCTCGATCCGTCCCCTAGCCACTGTTCACGTATTGCAGACCTGGTACGTGATTACCCGATTCGAAGTTGCAATGTGATCGGTCATATTCGTCAGGCAAATGCCGGAATGGTGGCTCTGCAGAATACACATCCATTTGTTCGAGAATTGTGGGGCCGATACTGGGTGTTTGCCCATAACGGCCAGTTTAAGTCGGTAAAAAAATGGCCGTTGGGGCGTTTTAATCCGGTAGGAACCACCGATTCAGAACATGCATTTTGTTGGCTGATGAGTCAGATAGACAATACGTTTCAGGGGCCACCAAGTTCTGTGGTCGCATTTCACAAACAACTTAAAGAGTGGTGTGATCAGCTCAGGGAGCAGGGAGTCTGTAACCTGATTTTCAGTGACTCTCGCTATACCTACGCTTACTGCACAACCAAGTTAACCTGGTTTACCCGTCGGCCACCATTCAGTGTTGCCAAGTTGAAAGATGCCGATGTGACTGTAGACTTTAAATTGAAAGATACTCAGGTTACTGCCGGAACAATAATTGCTACTGCTCCGCTGACTGATAATGAAGATTGGCAGGTAATGCAGCCAGGAGAGTTTCTGGTTTTCAGGAAAGGCGAGATTGTTCGACGGCTATTGTAGCCGCCACCTTCAAAATGAAGGTGGCGTTTTGATTTAAGGATTAGAACAGCCCTTCAATCTGCCCGTTATCGTTAACATAAATATTGTTTGCAGCAGGAACTCGCGGTAATCCCGGCATCCGCATGATATCGCCACAGATAGCCACCAAAAACTCCGCGCCGGCTGACAGTGACAACTCACGAATAGGCACTACGTGGTTGCTTGGCGCACCCAACAGATTCGGGTCAGTCGAGAAACTGTACTGGGTTTTCGCCATGCAGATCGGGAAGTGGCCATAGCCCGCCTCCTGGAACTGTGCAAACTGATCGCGAATCTTTTTGTCGGCGATAATGTCATCCGCGCCGTAAATGGAACGGGCGATATGGCGGGTCTTTTCCCAGAGCGTCATGTTGTCATCGTAGAGGGTGCGGAACTGTGAATTCTCGTGCTCGGCAAGCTCTACCACCGCTTTCGCAAGTTCTTCAGCCCCGGCACTGCCATTGGCCCAATGAGTGCAGACATAAGCCTTGGCACCATGGGATTGCACATACTGCTCAATGGCCTCGATTTCGGCCTTGGTGTCACCGGTAAAGTGGTTGATGCAAACCGCAACCGGAACTCCAAACTGGCCTACGTTGCGAATGTGGCGGCCGAGGTTTTCCAGGCCCTTTTTAACAGCGTCAACGTTTTCACCACCGAGGTTGTTCTTGGCGACACCGCCGTGCATTTTCAGGGCGCGAACAGTGGCGACAACTACTGCAGCATCAGGCTTCAGGCCAGCCTTGCGGCATTTGATATCGAAGAATTTTTCGGCCCCCAGATCGGCACCAAAACCGGCTTCAGTCACGACATAGTCAGAGAGTTTCAATGCAGTTTTGGTGGCAATCACACTGTTACAGCCGTGGGCTATGTTGGCGAACGGACCGCCGTGGATAAATGCCGGGTTGTTTTCCAGTGTCTGGACCAGGTTGGGTTGCAGGGCGTCCTTAAGCAGGGCAGTCATGGCACCCGGCGCATCCATTTGAGCAGCAGTTACAGGCTGCTTATCTCGGGTGTAGCCGATCACGATTTTCCCAAGGCGCTCCTGGAGGTCTTTCAGGTCGTTGGCGAGACAGAAAATCGCCATTACTTCTGAGGCCACGGTAATGTCAAATCCACCTTCCATCGGGTAACCATTACCGGGGCCGCCAACACCAGTCACGACCTGACGCAACTGGCGATCATTCATGTCCACAACACGCTTCCAGGTAATGCGACGCAGGTCGAGGCGGACTTCGTTGTGCCAATGCACATAGTTGTCGATCATGGCTGACAGCAGGTTGTGTGCCGCGCCAATGGCGTGCATATCGCCGGTAAAGTGCAGGTTGATGTCTTCCATTGGCACTACCTGGGAGTAACCGCCCCCGGCGGCGCCACCCTTCATGCCGAAGCAGGGACCAAGGCTGGGCTCGCGAATACAGACTGAGGCTTTTTTGCCAATGCGGTTGAGGGCATCGCCTAGGCCAATAGTTGTGGTGGTTTTACCTTCCCCGGCAGCTGTAGGGCTGATAGCAGTTACCAGTATCAGCTTACCGTTGGAATTTCCGTTCAACCCTTTGATGAAATCCTGATGAACTTTGGCCTTTGTGTGGCCGTAGGGAATCAGCATGTCTGACGGAATACCCAGCTTTTCACCAATTTCATTGATATGTTGCATTGATGCTTCGCGGGCGATTTCTATATCGGATCTCACCATGGTTATCCCCAAAAAATATTTGTTGTGTTGTTGTAAGGATCGGTCGACAGACCCTATTAAGTCGAGCTATGGTAACAAAAAACGATCTAAGTAATAGGGCGGTAGGCCCAAGCTTTCTTTCAATGACTTTGAGGGATGACATGACCACCTTGCAACAAGCCGTTAACGACGCACGTCGACGTTTTGGTATCAGCGAGCATCTTCCGGAAAACCTGCCGGAAACCATTGTGGAACTGTTAACTTCTGCAGTGGCCAAGAGTCCGAACAGCCCAGCGTTTTCGGCACTGGGAGGGACTCTCAGTTACCGTCAGATTGATGAGTTATCGAATAACTTTGCTGCATACCTGCAGCGGCACACCGGTCTCGAGCCCGGTGACCGTATTGCAATTCAGTTGCCTAACCTGCTGCAGTATCCCGTAGTGGCATTTGGTGCCATCAAGGCCGGGTTAATTGTGGTGAACACCAATCCGCTCTATACACCGAGAGAGCTGGTCAACCAGCTGGGTAACTCCGATGCAAAGGCTGTGGTGGTTCTGGACAGCCTGATTCACAACCTCAAAGAGGCTCTTCCGCAGACTGACATTACTACTGTAATCAGTACGGGCGCGGCAGATTTGCTGGGTGATGGCAGGCGCCTGATGTTAAGCGCATTGATCAAAGTCACCGGCAAAGGTCGCAAAGTCAGTGCCCTGGCCGAAGAGGTTTCATTTAAAAAAGCGCTTCAGCTGGGTAGAAAGAGTCATTATTCCCCGGTTGAACTTAAGCAATCGGACATCGCATTGCTACAGTACACTGGAGGCACTACAGGTGTCGCTAAGGGCGCTGAACTGACACATCACAACCTGATCTGTAACACTTTTCAGGTGATGGAGATTTTGAAAAACTGTGGACTCAAGGCAAATGAAGAGCAAATTATTGCTCCTTTACCGCTTTACCACGTCTTCTCTTTTGTGGTCAGTATGGTGATGATGGTGCACATTCGCGGCCATATTCATTTGATCCCCGATCCGCGCAACATACCGTCTCTGATTAAAGTCCTGAAAAACACCAAGGCAACGATTTTCTTTGGGCTAAATACGCTCTTTACCGCACTGATGCGCCATAAAAGCTTCAGGGAAGTGGACTTTTCCGGACTCAAGCTGACTGCCTCTGGCGGTATGGCGCTCAGTGAGTCGGTGGCTCTGGAATGGCAGGGGATTACCGGTTGCCCGATCACTGAGGGTTATGGACTTACCGAAACATCACCAGTAATTGCGGTTAATGTCCCGGGGCATGAAAAGCTGGGAACCATAGGTGTTACGGTTCCGGATACCGAAATCAGGATCGTTGACGATTCGGGTGTTGACCAGGGAATAGACGGGTCGGGTGAGCTTTGGGTGCGTGGTCCGCAGGTAATGCGTGGCTACTGGAGCGAAGGGGTAGAGCTTGCAGGCAGCCCCGACAATGAAGGCTGGTTTCATACCGGCGATGTTGCCTGTGTAGGGGAGGATGGTCGCTTGCGGATTATGGACCGCAAGAAAGATATGATTATCGTCTCCGGCTTTAATGTCTATCCAAACGAAATTGAGAATGTCTTTAATGGCCACCCGGATATTAAGGAGTGTGCCGCTATCGGTGTGCCAGATCAGTTAACCGGGGAAGCGATTAAGTTATACGTGGTATTAAATGGTAAAAGCCTGGATGCTACAGAGCTTAAGAAGTGGTCACGAAGCTATTTGACTGCATACAAGGTTCCTCGCCACTTCGAGTTTTGTGAAGATTTGCCTAAATCTAACGTAGGTAAAGTACTTCGCGCCAGACTCCGTGAGGCGTCCTAGATCCTTGGCTATCAATAGACGGGTCAACCCGATAAAATCCTGAATCGCCTCGTATCCGGCAGTAACGAGGCGCAAACCTGTGCCGTGCTGCCTTATCGTGGAAGAATGTCTGAAAGTCCAACCCAAATCGCCAAACAAATCTCCCAACAGCTTGATGTTTGCCTGAGCGCTGATCGAGGTCGGCTGATTGCCGGTCTGAAAAAAGTTCGGGAGCGAATTGCGAACAAGCAGCCGTTCGACAAAGACCTTGAAAGATTAGCAAAACTGGTTGAGTCATCCAGCCAACAGGTCGCATTGCGTCGCGAAGGAATTCCCCAAATAGATTACCCGGACCTGCCTGTTAGTGGTCGTCGCGATGATATTGCCAAAGCGATTCTCGAAAACCAGGTTGTGGTGATAGCCGGTGAAACCGGTTCCGGTAAAACTACGCAGCTGCCAAAAATCTGTCTGGAGCTTGGGCGTGGCAGTCATGGTTTGATTGGCCATACCCAGCCGCGCCGAATTGCAGCTCGCACAGTGGCCAGTCGAATCGCTGAAGAATTGCATACTTCTCTGGGCGATAAAGTGGGTTATCAAGTCCGGTTTAACGACCAGTGTTCCGAAAATACCTATATCAAGTTGATGACGGACGGTATTTTGCTGGCGGAAATTCAAAATGACCGACTGCTTAATCGTTATGACACCATCATTATCGATGAGGCCCACGAGCGAAGCCTTAATATTGATTTTCTGTTGGGATATTTAAAACAGATTCTCCCCAAACGCCCGGACTTGAAGGTTATTATCACCTCTGCCACGATCGACGTAGAGCGCTTTTCCCGACACTTTGATAATGCGCCTGTTATAGAAGTGTCCGGGAGAACCTACCCGGTTGAGCTTCGTTATTGCCCGCCGTCGGAAGATGAAGAGTTAAGCCAGTCGGTGCTCAATGCATTGGATGAAATTCAATCACTGCCGCAGCGCGGTGATGTGCTGGTGTTTTTGAGCGGTGAGCGGGATATCCGTGAAGTTGCCCTTGCACTTCGCAAAGCTCAGCTTCCTCATATCGAAGTGCTGCCGTTGTATGCACGCCTCAGTCTCGCCGAGCAGAATAAGGTTTTTGAAAGTCGCGGTCGTCGTGGCACAAGGGTTGTATTGGCGACCAACGTCGCGGAAACCTCAATCACTGTTCCCGGAATTCGCTATGTGATTGACCCTGGTACGGCACGTGTCAGTCGATACAGTTATCGCACCAAGGTTCAGCGTTTGCCCATTGAGGCAATTTCACAGGCAAGTGCCAACCAGCGCAAGGGACGCTGTGGCCGCTTGAGTGACGGGGTCTGTTATCGACTCTATTCGGAAGAGGATTTTATCAATCGTGCCGAATTTACTGACCCGGAAATTGTTCGCACCAATCTTGCGGCGGTTATTCTGCAGATGATGCATTTGCGAATTGGTGATATTCGCAATTTTGATTTTGTTGATGCGCCGGATCAGCGCTTGATCAGCGATGGCTTTCAATTACTCAAGGAGCTTGGCGCTATTGATGCCAAAGATCGTCTCACTGCCGTTGGTCGTCAGCTCTGCCGTTTACCCCTGGATCCGAAAATGGGTCGAATGCTGTTGTCAGCAGCCGATGAAGGAAGCCTGCGCGAAGTACTAATTATTGTTTCGGCCCTCAGTATCCAGGATCCAAGGGAGCGACCTGCAGAGAAACAGCAACAGGCCGATCAGGCACATGCCCAGTGGCGTGATAAAACTTCGGACTTTATATCGCTGTTAAATCTATGGGACCACATGGAAGAACAGCGCCAGCTATTATCCGGCAACCAATTCAGTAAATACTGTAAGCGCAATTTTATTTCCTATCTGCGAATGCGGGAGTGGCGTGATCTGCACCATCAGCTTCACCATTCAGTTCGGGAGCTGCAGATAAAAAACAGCTCAGCACGTATTAAAAGCGAATCCGATGAAGGCTTTACATACAACGATGCAGCAATTCATCGTGCATTGCTTACCGGTCTGCTTGGACAGGTAGCGACCCTGCACGAGGGCAAAGAGTATCTCGGAACCAGGAATCGCAAATTTATGATTTTTCCCGGCTCTGGTGTCTATAAAAAAACGCCTAAATGGTTGATGTGTGCCGAGCTGATTGAAACCAGTAAATTATTTGCCCACACCGTCGCACAGATAGATGTCGGTTGGCTGCCCAAGTTGGCGGCTCACCTGGTAAAGAAAAATTATTCCGAGCCGCATTACGATGCGAAGCGCGGTGAGGTGATGGCTTTTGAGCGGCAGACTCTCTACGGTCTGACAATCGTCGAGCGTAAGCGCTGTTCATACTCACACATCAACCCGAAAGAATGCCGAGAGGTGTTTATTCAATCGGCATTGGTAGAAGGGAGATACGGTGAGCACAAGCGAGCAAAAGGGAAATTTTTCAGCCATAACCAACAATTGCTGGATGAGCTGGAAGATATTGAAGCGCGGGTGAGGCGGCGGGATATTGTTGCCGAAGAGATAGCCATCTATCAGTTCTTTGATGAACGGGTGCCGGCAGATATTGCCAACTTAACCAGCTTTGAAACCTGGCGCAAACAAGTGGAACAAGAAAATCCCGAACTGTTGTTTATGGATCGCGAGCTGCTGATGCAGCGCTCTGTAAGCAATGCAACAGAGGCCCAATTCCCCGATAGCATTCAATGGCAGGGGATCTCTTATCCTCTCAGTTATCGATTTGAGCCGGGTCATCCGCAGGATGGCGTTACCGCAACTATTCCTTTAGCAGCGCTCCATCAGGCACCGCGGTTTCGCTTTGAGTGGTTGGTGCCAGGGTTGTTGCGGGACAAGTGCATCAGTTTGGTAAAGGCCTTGCCCAAGCCATTGCGCCGCAACTTTGTGCCAGTACCGAGTTTTGTGGATAAGGCACTACCA is a window from the Porticoccaceae bacterium LTM1 genome containing:
- a CDS encoding AMP-binding protein, with product MTTLQQAVNDARRRFGISEHLPENLPETIVELLTSAVAKSPNSPAFSALGGTLSYRQIDELSNNFAAYLQRHTGLEPGDRIAIQLPNLLQYPVVAFGAIKAGLIVVNTNPLYTPRELVNQLGNSDAKAVVVLDSLIHNLKEALPQTDITTVISTGAADLLGDGRRLMLSALIKVTGKGRKVSALAEEVSFKKALQLGRKSHYSPVELKQSDIALLQYTGGTTGVAKGAELTHHNLICNTFQVMEILKNCGLKANEEQIIAPLPLYHVFSFVVSMVMMVHIRGHIHLIPDPRNIPSLIKVLKNTKATIFFGLNTLFTALMRHKSFREVDFSGLKLTASGGMALSESVALEWQGITGCPITEGYGLTETSPVIAVNVPGHEKLGTIGVTVPDTEIRIVDDSGVDQGIDGSGELWVRGPQVMRGYWSEGVELAGSPDNEGWFHTGDVACVGEDGRLRIMDRKKDMIIVSGFNVYPNEIENVFNGHPDIKECAAIGVPDQLTGEAIKLYVVLNGKSLDATELKKWSRSYLTAYKVPRHFEFCEDLPKSNVGKVLRARLREAS
- a CDS encoding formate--tetrahydrofolate ligase, with the translated sequence MVRSDIEIAREASMQHINEIGEKLGIPSDMLIPYGHTKAKVHQDFIKGLNGNSNGKLILVTAISPTAAGEGKTTTTIGLGDALNRIGKKASVCIREPSLGPCFGMKGGAAGGGYSQVVPMEDINLHFTGDMHAIGAAHNLLSAMIDNYVHWHNEVRLDLRRITWKRVVDMNDRQLRQVVTGVGGPGNGYPMEGGFDITVASEVMAIFCLANDLKDLQERLGKIVIGYTRDKQPVTAAQMDAPGAMTALLKDALQPNLVQTLENNPAFIHGGPFANIAHGCNSVIATKTALKLSDYVVTEAGFGADLGAEKFFDIKCRKAGLKPDAAVVVATVRALKMHGGVAKNNLGGENVDAVKKGLENLGRHIRNVGQFGVPVAVCINHFTGDTKAEIEAIEQYVQSHGAKAYVCTHWANGSAGAEELAKAVVELAEHENSQFRTLYDDNMTLWEKTRHIARSIYGADDIIADKKIRDQFAQFQEAGYGHFPICMAKTQYSFSTDPNLLGAPSNHVVPIRELSLSAGAEFLVAICGDIMRMPGLPRVPAANNIYVNDNGQIEGLF
- a CDS encoding class II glutamine amidotransferase, which produces MCELLGMSTDAPTDICFSFTELMKRGGESGPHADGWGIAFYEDKGVRTFLDPSPSHCSRIADLVRDYPIRSCNVIGHIRQANAGMVALQNTHPFVRELWGRYWVFAHNGQFKSVKKWPLGRFNPVGTTDSEHAFCWLMSQIDNTFQGPPSSVVAFHKQLKEWCDQLREQGVCNLIFSDSRYTYAYCTTKLTWFTRRPPFSVAKLKDADVTVDFKLKDTQVTAGTIIATAPLTDNEDWQVMQPGEFLVFRKGEIVRRLL
- a CDS encoding DUF2489 domain-containing protein, producing the protein MLIWISLAVLIITGLGFYAWHLHQKVKTRIAEQEASRKEVEAFVKERSDNITNSIVVIAGAMLEEQMSLSECCIRLSSLLNQLGPVGQQDRFLSLHKAAEELGHIPILDEWKQLKFKQQMTYLKEMEIIEDKYGDFILETCRTIHLNGLNLPKQEEKDGGVGFYQP
- the hrpA gene encoding ATP-dependent RNA helicase HrpA encodes the protein MSESPTQIAKQISQQLDVCLSADRGRLIAGLKKVRERIANKQPFDKDLERLAKLVESSSQQVALRREGIPQIDYPDLPVSGRRDDIAKAILENQVVVIAGETGSGKTTQLPKICLELGRGSHGLIGHTQPRRIAARTVASRIAEELHTSLGDKVGYQVRFNDQCSENTYIKLMTDGILLAEIQNDRLLNRYDTIIIDEAHERSLNIDFLLGYLKQILPKRPDLKVIITSATIDVERFSRHFDNAPVIEVSGRTYPVELRYCPPSEDEELSQSVLNALDEIQSLPQRGDVLVFLSGERDIREVALALRKAQLPHIEVLPLYARLSLAEQNKVFESRGRRGTRVVLATNVAETSITVPGIRYVIDPGTARVSRYSYRTKVQRLPIEAISQASANQRKGRCGRLSDGVCYRLYSEEDFINRAEFTDPEIVRTNLAAVILQMMHLRIGDIRNFDFVDAPDQRLISDGFQLLKELGAIDAKDRLTAVGRQLCRLPLDPKMGRMLLSAADEGSLREVLIIVSALSIQDPRERPAEKQQQADQAHAQWRDKTSDFISLLNLWDHMEEQRQLLSGNQFSKYCKRNFISYLRMREWRDLHHQLHHSVRELQIKNSSARIKSESDEGFTYNDAAIHRALLTGLLGQVATLHEGKEYLGTRNRKFMIFPGSGVYKKTPKWLMCAELIETSKLFAHTVAQIDVGWLPKLAAHLVKKNYSEPHYDAKRGEVMAFERQTLYGLTIVERKRCSYSHINPKECREVFIQSALVEGRYGEHKRAKGKFFSHNQQLLDELEDIEARVRRRDIVAEEIAIYQFFDERVPADIANLTSFETWRKQVEQENPELLFMDRELLMQRSVSNATEAQFPDSIQWQGISYPLSYRFEPGHPQDGVTATIPLAALHQAPRFRFEWLVPGLLRDKCISLVKALPKPLRRNFVPVPSFVDKALPGMQPDNKPLGEALGFQLQRQTSVDLTKAEWRVDQLDPYYLMNFRLIDEDGAELAVARDLEELQIRYRDRVQKTIQRAADPGIEKSNLTSWNFGDLPEIYQNDQNGLNVRAWPALIDEGESVSLKLLDHPDAARNLSWTGVLKLALIQHSQPAKYLKKQLLKSVDLKLMAAGLGKREQLIEPLVTNAYRQALFADRDQIPRDQQTFEALIEQGSGAIVGFANELESIVESILEPLAQIRKALKKLGLAAIHAANDINQQLDELLSHESWADQSFDVLRQYPRYIKAIQLRLEKAPLNVLKDRQFTLELEKLQSKPGSLPVEQSEWSQTQLQRVAHYRFLLQEYRVSLFAQQLKTAMPVSLKRIEDYWKEVNEAFS